CGCCGTGTTCGGCAATGCGCTCGTATCGTCATAAGTCAAAACGTCCGCGTTCACGGAGTCAATTGCGACCAGCAAAACGGCGTCGCGATAAATTCCGAAGCCGGTTTCGTTGGCCACGTTGCCCCACGTCAGCGTTACGCGGTCAGGCAAATTGTTCGTAGCAGTCAATCCGGTTACTTGCGACGGAGCGGTCTTCTTCGATCCCGTATTTGCCGTGGGAAAGGAGCTCGTTCCGCACGTGTTCGTAGCCGCTACCGTGTAAGAGGGTGTCCCAGTCGCCGTCGAGTCGTTGTAGGAAGTAACATTGGCCGCTGTCGTGAAAATGTCAACGCCGTTCCTGCGGACGACAAAGCCCGTTTCATCCGAGCTGTTGTCCCACCACGTAACTTGTACGTGAGAACAGAACGACGCGTCGCTGGCATTCACGCCTGACGGAGCGGTTGGCGTGCCGATGCGGGAACCGGAGACCTGCGTTGACTGAGCGCCTTCCTGGCAAGAACTTGGGTTTGTGCTGATAAACGCGGCCACCGTGTAGTTGAAGGGAGTGTTCGGCGTCGCTGTGCCGTCACTGTAGGAAGTCGCGGGCGCGTTGACCGTTTGGATCTGCGTCCCGTTACGCCGCACGATGTAACTCGTCGCGCCTGTCACGGCACCCCAACTCAGATTGACCGTGCAGAGACCATTGGTGGTGGTCAATCCCGTAACCTGCGCAGGCGGCTGATACGCCGTTGCGGCATGGTTTGGCGTCGCAGGCCCAACACCGCACGTGGAACTCCAGCCTCTGATGCTGTAGTTGTGCGAACCTGACAGCGACGTGACAACCGTATCGCGCATCACAGAGTTTTGTGCGAGCGTCGGAATCGTGTCAACCGGCACGTTGTCTTGATAGATAATAAAGTTCTGAATCGACGTGGCGGGAATCGGCACACGCCAGCGAACAATGATCTTGCCGCATTCTGACGGATGCGCAGTCACCTGAACGGACGTGTCAGCCGGAGCCAGGGGCTCTTGAATGCGCGTTCCCGCTTCTGACGAAGGCGCCGAATAGCACTCTTGCGTGTCGTCGTGATATCGCGCGCGGATGTTGTACGTATAGGTACCCGCGGGGGCCGTGTTGTCGACAAACGAAGTCACGGACCAAAGGACTTTACCGACCGGAGTGCCGGCGCGGTCGATGAACAACGAGTCGACGCCTTGGTCATTGGGATAGGCCGTCCAACTCAGTGAGATATTCGAGCACGAATTGTCCGAAGCATTAAATCCGGAAACAGGCGAAGGCGTCGGACAGCCAGCGCACGGCGTATCGACGCAGTTGAGCGCCACTTCGCCGTTATCCACACCGAAATAAATTTCCTGTAAGCCCGTGACAATCGTGAAAGCGTCCGATTCCCAGTGCTGTCCGTTCAAACAGATACGCAGCCACAACCGTGCGGGACTGGGGAGACCAGACGTGATCGTGAACGGCGGTTCCGTGGCAAATCCACCAGGAACTCCCAATAAGCCATCTCCGTTCATTTGGAACTGGTTGAAGTTCGCCGCAGGAAACACGTCTGTCGGATACAGTTCGTCCGTATCATCCGGTCCGTTGTCGTTCTGATCCCACATCACGTCCACAACTGCGTCGTCGGGCAAGAAATTGCCGCCCGCACACGTTTCAGTTAGTTGTTGACTGACATCAATAAAGAATGCATTGACTTGGGCGTGTGCTTGTTTTGCGAGGAAGATCAAACATCCTGCAAGAACAATAGCTCTCAACTTCATCGGCAAACCTCCACATCAAAAAACTTCACACAGGATGGACACGCGCGGAACTTGTCAAAGGTCCGCGAGGTTTCGAATTCGGGACGGTTCAAGAGTCCACTTGGGAATTGGCTGCAAGCCCACAAAACAGGCAAATTGCCTGTTTGCAGGCCAGCGCTTGTAAATTTCCGCGCCATGTCTTGCAAATCCTCGTTCAGGTGTTTATATTCTATCAATTTAAGCGAGAGAGGGGAGACCTGCGACGGAGGTGACTCCATGCAGGACTTAGAAAGATAACCATTTCTCGTGAAGCAGTCAACCCTCAGAAGGTTGCAAGTGCTACGAAAAACAATCCTTGAAACTACCCAAATGAGCCATTTATCTGTTGAGCAAACGGTCAAATCCGGGGTCTTCCGCCGTCAACACACCGTAATTCTAACGTTATCGCTATTGCTTGTTTTAGCGGGTCTTGCTGTTTCCGCGCCCAGAAAAGTCGCGGAAAGAGCTGGACGAGGCTGTTCGGCGCCGCTCTGGAGCTCCGATAGCCGCTTCATCGCTTTTACAAACATAGATTTAGATACATTGTATGTGGTTGAGCCGGCAGAGTCCAGAAAAGAGCAAGAGCTGTACCGCGTGGCACATGCTCTGGGCGTCGGACGGCGTTTCGTATTCGTCCCCGGAGAGGAGCGGTTAGCGTACCGTGAGATGGTGGGAGCCATTGGAACGCACCCGGATCGAATTATCTCGACATCGTTCTACAGCTATGATCCCAGCATGTTGACCAGTAACATGAACAAGATCATTGGACCGTATCGTATTAATAATCAAATATATTATCGCGAGTCCTTGAGCGACCCACTGATCTCGGTGACTGGCGATGAGCGCACAGCAGGAGCGTACAAAAAAGGCGGCAAATTGGTCGTCAAAAACGCGCAGGGCAACGCTGTGTTTACCTCGGACGGACAGGAAGAACCGGAAGGTTTTGAGGTCTCGCCGGACGGTCATTGGGTGGCCGCAGTCTTTGCAAAGGACAACGATCATGCAGTTCGCTTGATTCAAATTTCGGATGGCGCAATCATCGAGCTTGGACGCGGTCGCTGGCCGTCGTGGTCGGGCAACTCGAACCGCGTGGTGTTTGTCCGCGACAAAGAAGAGCTGAAATATGCGGAAATGGTCGTCTACGATTTGCAGGTTGGCCAATCGCGGTCGGTGATGGGAGTGAACCAATTTTGGCCGGACGAACCGTCTTTGAACGGAGACGGTTCCAAGGTGGCATTTGTGCACGACGGGGAGATTTTCGTCACGGAAGTCACGGGGTTCTGATCTATTCGTTTTCAACAAAAAAGCCCGCACAGTGCGGGCTTTTTTTTCGCGGCGGCATCCGCTGAGGATGCCCCTCGGGCCTGTTACGCCTGTTGTAAACACACTTCTCGCAGGGCGGCGGAGAGCATTTCGTTTTGTTCAGGGGTGCCGATGGTCACGCGCAAGCAATGCGGCAGCATGAACGCGCGCAGCGGACGCACGATGACGCCGCGCTGTTCAAGTCCATTTGAGACTTGCAATGCTTTCTCTTCGCTCGCGAACGGAAGCAGGAAGAAATTCGCTCCCGTCGGAATCCACGTGAGTCCGAGCTCATCGAAGAGCTTCGGCAGCTCTTCCCTGCCCTTGCGGTTTGTCTGCTGCGACAATTCGAGAAACTCGCGATCATCCAGCGCACCGACTCCGGCTCGTTCAGAAATCAGGGACGGCTCAAACGGCAGCTTGACTTTAAGCACGTTGATCGCCAAATCCTCGTGGGCAAATCCGTAGCCGATACGCAGCGCCGCGAGTCCGTAGGCTTTCGAGAATGTGCGCAGCGTAATCACGTTGTCCATCCGGTACGACATGGAGTCGGGATAGTCGGGATATTCCTGCGCGTATTCGTAGTAGGCTTCGTCGAGAATCACCAGCGCATGAGACGGCACGCGCTTCATGAACTTCTCGAATTCCGGTTTCGTGAAGTACGTTCCGGTCGGATTGTTCGGATTGGCCAGATAAATGATCTTCGTCTTGGGAGTGATCGCATCGGCAATCGCTTCGAGATCGAACGCGTAGTTCTTCAGCGGCACGGTCACGAGTTTGACGCCGCGCGAACGCGCCAGCACATAGAGTCCGATGAACGTGCCTTCGGCGGTCAAGACTTCCTCGTCGTCGCACAAAAACGCGCGGATGATGTTGGCCAGAATCGATTCCGATCCTGATCCGACCACGACGTTTTGCAGTTTGACTTCAAAGAGTTTCGCGAGCTTATTTCGCAGTGTCAATCCACCGTCGGGATAGAGCTGAATATCCCGGAACGACTCTTGGGCGAGCGCGATGCCTTTGGGCGAAGAGCCCAGCGGATTTTCGTTTGAGGCGAGCTTGACAATCTTTTCGATTCCGTATTGCGCGCGAATCTGCGCGGCCGATTTCCCCGGCTGGTACGGAATCAATGCTTCGATGTAAGGGGGGACTAAAGACATGATTGTGAATTTATTTAAGCTGCTGTTATCCCGATAAACGCTAACAATTGACAAAACGGAAGTTCTTTATAAACAATGCTATTTAAGTTGAAAGCGAGTCGGCTTCGCTAAAGGTAACTGATTCATAACTTGGAAATATACGGAATTTGAACATTTGTGTCAAGGGACAAATGCTTTCAAAAGGGCAATAAAAAAGGCAGCCCGTGCCGCCCACGAAAGTTTTGTAATATCAATCTCTCAAGGCTCCAAGTTAGGCGTTATGTCCGCCTGTGCTATCAATGTAAAATCTAAGCGTACCATCGAGGAAGAACTCAATCAGGATTTGACTGCGGAGATTGGCCCATATTGATCCCAAATGCGCCATGCAACTCACCGAGATCCGCACCCGGGGTGAATCGACCTCGAACCGCGCCTCCGCGCCAGATGTGAATGCTACCGTCTGTCTTCAGCGCTTTGGACTCATTGCTCGCGTCTATGATTTCGGCGCGGTAGCCGCCCGCGTTTGCATCACCGTCAACCTTGAGTAGCGGAGAAGTCTGTGAGCTGAGATTTCTTAAGCGGGTACTGCCCAGTACGTCAAGGGCGGCGTTAGAACCTGAAAGTTCCTCAATGTGAACTCTGTAATTGCTTGGCGCACCGCCGCCACTTCCATTGACGCTCAGTTTCTTTCCTTGCGAATCCATGTCCTGATCATTCCAAGTGTTTTGTGGATTTCCCCATGACATGATTGTACTCCGTTTCTGGTTGGTTATTAGTACGCATAGGGGCCTCCAAATGGCCCTATGTCAGATATTGTACTATCACGATCAAATATGCTAGGATTGCCCCTATCAATTGCGGGAGAACCTTGCAAAAGCCGCCCGCCTTCAAAATCGAGAAGAGGATCTGCGAAAATGTCACCATTTCCAGGCTCAAACGACTGATAATTCTGTTGATTCTGCCAAAACAAATTATAGCCATATTCAACGGGATTTCGTGAGAGTGAGGCATTCCAGAGTGCGACATTCATTGCATACTGAAGAATGTTATTGTAGAACTCACCCCATAGATATGCCAATTGTACACATGTACGAGAACCTGTAAACAAGTTATTTGTTATGTGTCCATTGGAGTAGCTAACAATCATCAGCCAATCTGTAGAATCTAAAGAGAGTGAGTTATTGTAGAAATTCACTCTTGAACCATCGGCAAAGTAGGCTAAATACGTCCCTCCTGTCATGGTAAAACCACGAATCGTTGCAATTTGAGCAGAGGCAGGGCAGTAATAGCAGTTGCTCGCTCCGTTAGCATTTATACTGCACGTCGTCGGCCCCTGTTCCGACTCCAACCAAATCCCCTTTCCGAACGTATTGAGAGTTTCGTAATAGGTTCCTGACCGGACTCTAATCGTATCGAAGTCGGCGGATGCATTTATTGCGTCTTGAATTCTCGCAAAATCATCCGGCACCCAGATAAGT
This region of Calditrichota bacterium genomic DNA includes:
- a CDS encoding Ig-like domain-containing protein; this translates as MRLKLGFIVLFLLTIIGCKDGDTFITNVTSPEDWQPPIIEWRTQPDPETRGTVGVDFEISDSSAIASIQAYVDGAPRQSSFSIPYRFELTTDSLLDGVHLLEVRATDEYGNLGISPVLRINVSNSVAQGPQLIWVPDDFARIQDAINASADFDTIRVRSGTYYETLNTFGKGIWLESEQGPTTCSINANGASNCYYCPASAQIATIRGFTMTGGTYLAYFADGSRVNFYNNSLSLDSTDWLMIVSYSNGHITNNLFTGSRTCVQLAYLWGEFYNNILQYAMNVALWNASLSRNPVEYGYNLFWQNQQNYQSFEPGNGDIFADPLLDFEGGRLLQGSPAIDRGNPSIFDRDSTISDIGPFGGPYAY
- a CDS encoding histidinol-phosphate transaminase, coding for MSLVPPYIEALIPYQPGKSAAQIRAQYGIEKIVKLASNENPLGSSPKGIALAQESFRDIQLYPDGGLTLRNKLAKLFEVKLQNVVVGSGSESILANIIRAFLCDDEEVLTAEGTFIGLYVLARSRGVKLVTVPLKNYAFDLEAIADAITPKTKIIYLANPNNPTGTYFTKPEFEKFMKRVPSHALVILDEAYYEYAQEYPDYPDSMSYRMDNVITLRTFSKAYGLAALRIGYGFAHEDLAINVLKVKLPFEPSLISERAGVGALDDREFLELSQQTNRKGREELPKLFDELGLTWIPTGANFFLLPFASEEKALQVSNGLEQRGVIVRPLRAFMLPHCLRVTIGTPEQNEMLSAALREVCLQQA